CATCATCCCATGTATAAGACTGTTCTGGTGTCTTTTGTCTACCAAAAAGCTTGTTGGTAAACCATTTTTGCTCGTTTCTCACAATCTGTCCTTCCCGTTCAGGAAGTATGTTCGGCTGAATTTCTACAGGCTGTTTTTTAGCTTGCAGGAATTTGTATAAGAAATATAACACTGTAGCAAGCAGCAAGAAGTTGAATGTCATCATATTAAATATGGTAAAAGTAATAGATAACAACCCAATAACAAATAATGCCTTTCCAATTAACCAATGCCATTTCTTCCAGCCTACATATATTAGAAAACCGGAAAATAAAAAGGAAAAAATAAGGCCCGTATTGAAAAAGAGAATTTCTAACAGAAAAATCAAGCTAGCCACTACTATAATAAAACTGAGATAATCAGATTTCATTTTGTTCAACATGCGCCTTATCCCTCCTTTTTTCTAGGATCTCTAGTCTTCTACACCCTAAAAAGGCGCAACATGTACGCCTTTTTAGAATAGCAGTTTTCATTGTGAAAGAGAATGAGTTTTCTCTTCTGGTTGAGTAATTTCTTTTTCAAGCTGGGCAATGCGGGCATCAATAGTATTGTGATGATAAGCGGAATTTACTTGATGTTCCAATCGATCTAAATAGCTTTCCATTTCATTGAATTTGGTGTAGGAGTGCTCCGCTTTGTTCGCATCAACCACCTGATTCATGCGATGTGTAGCACGTGCAACATTTTCCCTCCCCATTAATTCCATCCGTTTGATATACATATCCTTCAGTCGGTGCTTCATTTCTTCATATTTTTGTTCAAGGTTAGTAAGGTCCTCTGAAACCTTTTCTAAGGAAAGCTTCAATTGATTGGCGCGCTCCTCATATTGTTGATGCTCGCGTTTAGCAAATGTCGCAAGCTCCGTTTCACCAGCTTTTTCCGCAATAACCGCTTGGGAAGAGCGTTTTTCCGCTAGACTGCTTGCCTCGTGGTATTCCTTTACAAACTCTTCTTTAAGTAAGTTCTGGCGCTCTACTAGCTTGCGCACTTTTTCTACTTCTTTTTCACAATCGCGTAAATATTGATTCAACATCGCAATCGGATTTTTTTGCTCCTTTTTATCCAAAACCTCATGAAAGTCTGCAGATAACGTCTGTTTAATTCTTGAAAATAAGTTTGTCATGGTATCGTTCCTCTCCTTATATTGTTTTATTTGTTCAATGAGTTCCACTGTTTTTCGAAGTTAGTGAACGGGTCGCCAGCTTCAATGATGTCGTTGTTTGCCTTTTCTTTGTTCCAGTTCTTATATACAACATACAAGATATACGCTGCTACAACTGCTAATACCGCAGGAACATTAGCGATAGAAAACGCGACGGCAATAAAAGCGATGAAGCCCCATAGAATTTTCGTGCCAGTAGAATCCGTTTTTATGAATTCTTTAACCGCATAATAAGTGACTACCAAACTAACTGCCAATCCTAAAAGTGGACCAATGTTGGCAAGCAAAACAAAGAATGCGATGACACCTACTAAAAACAATCCAAATTTTTTCATTTGTTGTTCCTCCCTTCTATGTCTTTATCTTACCTCCGCACGAGATTTCGTATAATGAGCCTGAGCCATATTTTGAGATAGGTCTTGGGGCTTAGTGGCGATAGGACCGATTAGAGCAGTAATCACATTTATAGTTGATTCTCGTAGTCTATTAGCCACTTGAATTTTTAGAGGATTATTGATAGAATCTTCTGAAAGCAATGCTTTAACACGCAACACCTTCTTTCTCTTTCTTTTTCACACTGTTTGAAAATAATGATTAGGAGGCGTTTTTGTATGCAAAAAGAGAGATTGGTCCATGTAATTCCTTACAAATTGGAAAACCAGTTATTTGAAACTCATCAAATTCCGGAAGGCATCGAACTAATCCAAGCACCGTCTATTTGGCAGGCTGGATATAAAGGGGAAGGTATGGTGGTAGCCGTCATCGACACTGGCTGTGATGCACAACACCCAGATCTTGAAGGCAGAATAATCGGGGGAAGAAATTTCACGGACGACGATAGTGGCGAT
This window of the Sutcliffiella horikoshii genome carries:
- a CDS encoding flagellar basal body rod protein; translation: MKKFGLFLVGVIAFFVLLANIGPLLGLAVSLVVTYYAVKEFIKTDSTGTKILWGFIAFIAVAFSIANVPAVLAVVAAYILYVVYKNWNKEKANNDIIEAGDPFTNFEKQWNSLNK
- a CDS encoding PspA/IM30 family protein, translated to MTNLFSRIKQTLSADFHEVLDKKEQKNPIAMLNQYLRDCEKEVEKVRKLVERQNLLKEEFVKEYHEASSLAEKRSSQAVIAEKAGETELATFAKREHQQYEERANQLKLSLEKVSEDLTNLEQKYEEMKHRLKDMYIKRMELMGRENVARATHRMNQVVDANKAEHSYTKFNEMESYLDRLEHQVNSAYHHNTIDARIAQLEKEITQPEEKTHSLSQ
- the liaF gene encoding cell wall-active antibiotics response protein LiaF, encoding MLNKMKSDYLSFIIVVASLIFLLEILFFNTGLIFSFLFSGFLIYVGWKKWHWLIGKALFVIGLLSITFTIFNMMTFNFLLLATVLYFLYKFLQAKKQPVEIQPNILPEREGQIVRNEQKWFTNKLFGRQKTPEQSYTWDDVNIQCGISDTEIDLSFTVLPKGEAIIYIRNVIGNIQILVPYEMELSIVHSGMVGSIHILDKEEKSILNQTIHYQTENYKEATHKVKIVTSIFVGSIEVKRV